The DNA window CTCGTCGAGGGCGAGGCGACGCCCGGCACCCTGGTCACCCAGGACGCAAACACCATCACCATCGAAGCCGACGTGCAGTCGATCCCCGAAAACCTCACCCTGTCGGTCGAAGGCGCCGACATCGGCACGCAGTTCACCGCCAGTGCGATCCCCCTGCCTGAGGGCGTATCGCTGATCTCGGATCCCGAGGCGCTGGTCGTCAACGTCGTCGCTGCCCCGACGGAACAGGATCTCGAGGCCGAGGGTGGCGGCGAGGCCACCGAGGCCACCGAGGGCGAGGCCGCCGAAGGCGAAGCGGCCGAGGGCGAAGCCGGCGAAGAGGCACCCGCGGCGGAATCCGAGTAGCTCGGTATGGCCGAGCCCCAACTCGTGGTCGGCCTCGGCAACCCTGGTCCGCAGTACGCCACGACCCGGCACAACATCGGCTTCCTTGTCGCCGACATTCTGGCCGACCGCATCGGCTCTGGATTCAAGGTGCACAAGAAGTCGGGGGCCGAAGTGGTCACCGGTCAGCTCGCCGGCCGAGCGGTGGTGCTCGCCAAACCCCGCTGCTACATGAACGAGTCCGGGCGGCAAGTCGCGCCGCTGGCCAAGTTCTATTCGGTGGCGCCTGCGGACATCATCGTCATCCACGATGAGCTCGATATCGACTTCGGGCGTATCCGGCTGAAGTCCGGCGGCGGTGTGGCCGGCCACAATGGCCTGCGGTCGGTGGGATCTGCGCTGGGCACCAACGACTTTGCGCGGGTCCGCATCGGGATCGGTCGTCCGCCCGGCCGGATGGAAGGCGCGGCGTTCGTACTCGGCACCTTCAACTCCGCCGAGTGGAAAGAGGTGCCGACGATCTGTGAGCAGGCCGCCGACGCCACCGAACTGCTGGTCTCACAGGGCCTGGAGCCGGCGCAGAACACCGTGCACGCCTGGGGCTGACGTCAGTTCGGTGTTGTTTGGCTCGCCAGCGTGTTGATCGGCGCTTCCGAGGTGAGACGACTGGCCACGAATTGTGCTGCCTGCGTTGGCAACCCGGCCTCGACGTACAGGCTGTGCGCGGGCCTGTCGTCACCGCTGGAGCATACCGGGTCGGCCCCGTTGCACAGGTCGATGGTCTTGTAGCCGTACCCGGGGCTCAACGCGGTCAGCGGACCGCCGAGCAGCTTGATGGACGGGTTGCCGAACACCGCCACGGCGGCGACGTGATCGGCGACCGCGGGCGGCA is part of the Mycolicibacterium tusciae JS617 genome and encodes:
- a CDS encoding 50S ribosomal protein L25/general stress protein Ctc, with the protein product MAKNAPNNLPAAIRKETGKGASRRARRNGKVVAVLYGHGSDPQHLELNAHDFSAVLRHAGTNAVLTLDIEGKEQLALTKSLVIHPIRRNITHADLLVVRRGEKVTVEVNVLVEGEATPGTLVTQDANTITIEADVQSIPENLTLSVEGADIGTQFTASAIPLPEGVSLISDPEALVVNVVAAPTEQDLEAEGGGEATEATEGEAAEGEAAEGEAGEEAPAAESE
- the pth gene encoding aminoacyl-tRNA hydrolase; this translates as MAEPQLVVGLGNPGPQYATTRHNIGFLVADILADRIGSGFKVHKKSGAEVVTGQLAGRAVVLAKPRCYMNESGRQVAPLAKFYSVAPADIIVIHDELDIDFGRIRLKSGGGVAGHNGLRSVGSALGTNDFARVRIGIGRPPGRMEGAAFVLGTFNSAEWKEVPTICEQAADATELLVSQGLEPAQNTVHAWG